TTCGTGCCGCTCATGGTCGAAAAACGCGTCACCGGAATTCTCGGAGCATACTGCAGGCTCCATGATCGCTTTCATGAGGAAGACGTGGAATTTTTCCGGCAGTCGGCCGGACTGGTGGCCGTCGCTCTCGAGAACGCCCGCGCCTACGAAGCTGTGGAAAAGCTTCTGCGGGATCGCTCCTGGTTCATGATGAGGGTCGCCCACAATCTGCGCGCGCCCGTGTCGGCCATCGCCAGCATCCTCGACGTCGTCAGGAGCGGCTACCTAGGCGAATTGAACCCCGATCAAAATGAATATCTGCGGCGCGTGGACCGCAGGGCCCGCACAATGCTCCAGATAATCGAAGAACTTATGATCCTTGCCACCAGCTCCAGACAGGAGCGAGCGTTGGCGTTCGCTTCAATCGACGTGATTGAGCTCGCCCGGAGAATCCGGCGCACGTTTCAGGATGAGGCCGCGCAAAAAGGCCTCTCATTTGCCGTTACGGTCCCCGATCAGGCGCCGGCTATCCGCGGCGACTTCGAAATGATCGAGCAGATGCTCGAAAATCTCATCTCCAACGCGATCAAGTACTCGCCGGCCGGAGGAAATGTCAACGTCGTCTTCTCGCTCACGAATAACGACACGGTCAGGATCGAAGTCAGCGACAATGGAATCGGAATTCCCAAAGCCGATATGCCGCGCCTGTTCTCCGAATTCTTTCGCGCCGAAAACGCGCGCTCCATTGAAGAACACGGCACCGGTCTCGGACTCGCGATTGTCAAGGAGATCGTGGAACAACATGAAGGACGAATCCTTGTGGAGAGTGAAGAAGGATTTGGCACTATCTTTGTAGTGCATCTTCCTGTTGCTCGCAAGGAGGAAAAACAATGATCACCAGCACTAAAACCACAAATGAGTCTTTCATAGACGAGGTCGCAATACTGGAAGGCCTCGAAGCCGGCGAGCGCTCAGACGCCGGCCGCGTTCGAGACGCCATCGATAAGGCGCTTGATTTGCATGGGCTGAACCTCGAAGAAGTCGCAACCCTGCTTCAATGCGAAGAGCCGGAACTGTGCGAAGAGATGTTCGGCGCCGCCCGCAAAGCCAAGGAGTCAATATACGGCAAGCGTCTCGTCCTGTTCGCGCCGCTCTATATCTCGAATTTCTGCCAGAACAATTGCCTCTACTGCGCGTTTCGCTCAACGAATCTGAACGTGAGACGCAGGGCGCTGACACAGCAGGAGATTGCCGCCGAAATTCGCACCCTCGAGAAGATGGGACATAAACGGATCCTGCTCGTCTCCGGGGATGCGCCTTCCCGCAACAACCTGGACTATATCTGCGAGTCGATCCAGACCATATACGAAACCCGGTGCGATCGCGGCGAGATCCGGCGAGTGAACGTAAACATCGCACCCCTGAGCGTCGAGGAATTCCGGAGGTTGCACGCTAGCAAAATAGGAACGTACCAACTGTTCCAGGAAACCTACCACATCGGCGCCTATCGGAAAATGCACGTCTCCGGCTCGAAGACGGACTACCACTGGCGGCTCAATGCGGTCGGCCGCGCGTTTGAGGCGGGCATTAATGACGTCGGAGTCGGCGTCCTTTTCGGACTCTATGATTACCGCTTTGAGGTGCTCGCGCTGCTCCAGCACATTCGACACCTCGAACTCGTCTATGGAGTCGGGCCGCATACCATCAGCGTTCCCCGCATCGAGCCGGCCGAAGGCTCCACCGTGGCGTCCAATCCGCCGTATCCGGTTTCCGACGAAGCCTTCAAAAAAATCGTGGCGATACTTCGCCTTGCGGTTCCCTACACCGGAATGATCATGAGCACCCGCGAGACGCCCGAGATGCGAGCGATAACCTTCGGGTTGGGCATTTCCCAAATCAGCGCCGCCAGCCGCACCGATCCCGGCGGCTATTCGGAAGGCGATCGGGTGACCGCGCAGTTCCAATTGGGTGATCACCGCAGCGTCGATGAGGTTATCCATGACCTGGTGCAGATGGGATACATCCCTTCCTTCTGCACCGCCTGCTACAGGCTCGGACGGACCGGGCAGGACTTCATGGACCTGGCCAAGCCCGGCCTCATCAAGCTGTATTGCCTGCCGAACGCCATTCTGACATTCAAGGAATACCTTGAAGATTATGCGAGTGAGACAACACGGGCAGCCGGCCTCTCAGCCATAGAGAAACACCTCGAGGATATCCCGTCCAAGCAACGATATGCCGAAGCCCGCAAAAGGCTCCTGAGAATCGAACGGGGTGAACGAGATATCTATTTCTGATTCGATAACGCCTACGCCTTCCTCTTAGGCGGGTCACAGGGCCATCCCCCGCGCGCATCCCCCCCAATACCGCGCGCGGGGGATGAGCCGGCTCGAGAACAGCATGAGCTGAAAAGGAAAACCATGGGTCAACGCGCACCGAAGGGTATTAGGCTTCACATCGGTCTTTTCGGGCGGCGCAATGTGGGTAAATCCAGCCTGCTGAACGCCATCACCCGTCAACAGGTCTCTATAGTCTCCGAACAGGCCGGCACAACCACCGACCCCGTCGAAAAACCGATGGAACTCCTGCCGCTCGGCCCCGTCCTGTTTATCGATACAGCCGGCATCGACGACGTGGGCGCCCTCGGGGAATTGCGCGTCAAGAGAACGCGCCAGGTGTTCGAGCGAACGGACCTCGGTGTCCTGATCACCGAGCCCAACACATGGGGCGCCTTCGAAGAACAACTCCTCGAGCAACTCCGGTCGCTGCATATCCCGGTCCTTGTCGTCTTCAACAAGATCGACCTCGACCAGCCCAATCCTGCGATTTTGG
The window above is part of the Candidatus Abyssobacteria bacterium SURF_5 genome. Proteins encoded here:
- the hydG gene encoding [FeFe] hydrogenase H-cluster radical SAM maturase HydG, with amino-acid sequence MITSTKTTNESFIDEVAILEGLEAGERSDAGRVRDAIDKALDLHGLNLEEVATLLQCEEPELCEEMFGAARKAKESIYGKRLVLFAPLYISNFCQNNCLYCAFRSTNLNVRRRALTQQEIAAEIRTLEKMGHKRILLVSGDAPSRNNLDYICESIQTIYETRCDRGEIRRVNVNIAPLSVEEFRRLHASKIGTYQLFQETYHIGAYRKMHVSGSKTDYHWRLNAVGRAFEAGINDVGVGVLFGLYDYRFEVLALLQHIRHLELVYGVGPHTISVPRIEPAEGSTVASNPPYPVSDEAFKKIVAILRLAVPYTGMIMSTRETPEMRAITFGLGISQISAASRTDPGGYSEGDRVTAQFQLGDHRSVDEVIHDLVQMGYIPSFCTACYRLGRTGQDFMDLAKPGLIKLYCLPNAILTFKEYLEDYASETTRAAGLSAIEKHLEDIPSKQRYAEARKRLLRIERGERDIYF